The following coding sequences lie in one Oncorhynchus kisutch isolate 150728-3 linkage group LG27, Okis_V2, whole genome shotgun sequence genomic window:
- the LOC109872021 gene encoding cytochrome b-c1 complex subunit 6, mitochondrial encodes MVFENKMIINGEPDDEEEEAPAEEEGEEEEEEEDMVDPLETIRAKCEASEHCTHTRERLEACTARVGSRSHTQEECTEELFDFLHARDHCVAHKLFHNVK; translated from the exons ATGGTTTTCGAAAACAAAATGATAATTAATGGGGAGCCTGATGATGAG GAGGAAGAGGCACCagcagaggaagaaggagaggaggaagaagaggaagaagacatGGTG GATCCCTTAGAAACAATACGGGCAAAGTGTGAGGCGTCAGAGCACTGCACCCACACAAGGGAGAGGCTGGAGGCCTGCACGGCCCGAGTGGGCTCAAgatcacacacacaggaagaatgCACAGAGGAACTCTTCGACTTCCTACATGCACGGGACCACTGT GTAGCGCACAAGCTCTTCCACAACGTCAAATGA
- the LOC116357818 gene encoding histidine-rich glycoprotein-like isoform X1, with protein sequence MANNRMGDEVELKKSVNYLLSSCGHHSSPLSSCGHHSSPLSSCGHHSSPLSSCGHHSSPLSSCGHHSSPLSSSGHHSSPLSSCGHHSSLLSSSGHHSSPLSSCGHHSSPLSSCGHHSSPLSSCGHHSSPLSSCGHHSSLLSSSGHHSSPLSSCGHHSSPLSSCGHHSSPLSSCGHHSSPLSSCGHHSSPLSSCGHHSSLLSSCGHHSSPLSSCGHHSSPLSSCGHHSSPLSSCGHHSSPLSSCGHHSSPLSSSGHHSSPFVLFWPSLLPFWPLVTITPPLCPLVAITPPLCPLSPFPFFLSRTVSYFQQKCRMTIHLFGAWSCIQFEIVQWAAG encoded by the coding sequence ATGGCCAACAATAGAATGGGAGATGAAGTGGAACTAAAGAAGAGTGTCAACTACCTGTTGTCCTCTTGTGGCCATCActcctctcctttgtcctcttGTGGCCATCACTCCTCCCCTTTGTCCTCTTGTGGCCATCACTCCTCTCCTTTGTCGTCTTGTGGCCATCACTCCTCCCCTTTGTCCTCTTGTGGCCATCACTCCTCCCCTTTGTCCTCTTCTGGCCATCACTCCTCCCCTTTGTCCTCTTGTGGCCATCACTCCTCCCTTTTGTCCTCTTCTGGCCATCActcctctcctttgtcctcttGTGGCCATCACTCCTCCCCTTTGTCCTCTTGTGGCCATCACTCCTCCCCTTTGTCCTCTTGTGGCCATCACTCCTCCCCTTTGTCCTCTTGTGGCCATCACTCCTCCCTTTTGTCCTCTTCTGGCCATCActcctctcctttgtcctcttGTGGCCATCACTCCTCCCCTTTGTCCTCTTGTGGCCATCACTCCTCCCCTTTGTCCTCTTGTGGCCATCACTCCTCCCCTTTGTCCTCTTGTGGCCATCACTCCTCCCCTTTGTCCTCTTGTGGCCATCACTCCTCCCTTTTGTCCTCTTGTGGCCATCActcctctcctttgtcctcttGTGGCCATCACTCCTCCCCTTTGTCCTCTTGTGGCCATCACTCCTCCCCTTTGTCCTCTTGTGGCCATCACTCCTCCCCTTTGTCCTCTTGTGGCCATCACTCCTCCCCTTTGTCCTCTTCTGGCCATCACTCCTCTCCTTTTGTCCTCTTCTGGCCATCACTCCTCCCATTTTGGCCTCTTGTGACCATCACTCCTCCCCTTTGTCCTCTTGTGGCCATCACTCCTCCCCTTTGTCCTCTGTCTCCTTTTCCTTTCTTTTTATCCAGAACTGTTTCTTATTTTCAACAAAAATGTAGAATGACAATACATTTATTCGGAGCATGGTCTTGCATACAATTTGAAATAGTAcaatgggcggcagggtag